A region of Salvia splendens isolate huo1 chromosome 17, SspV2, whole genome shotgun sequence DNA encodes the following proteins:
- the LOC121774424 gene encoding glycine-rich RNA-binding protein 2, mitochondrial-like, translating into MLSAACPPSFSLEGFLLRDAFSSFGDVDSAKVIVDRDSGRSRGFGFVCFTSEEAANSALSAMDGQELNGRNIRVSQATERSPRNSYGRGGGGYGGNSYGRGGGGGGYGG; encoded by the exons ATGCTATCCGCTGCATGTCCACCAAGCTTTTCATTGGAG GGCTTTCTTCTCAGAGATGCCTTTTCCAGCTTCGGTGATGTTGACTCAG CAAAAGTTATAGTCGACAGAGATTCTGGAAGATCGAGAGGGTTTGGTTTTGTGTGTTTCACTAGTGAAGAGGCTGCTAACTCGGCTCTATCAGCAATGGATGGACAG GAACTGAATGGTAGGAACATCCGCGTGAGCCAGGCCACGGAGAGATCTCCTCGCAATAGCTATGGGCGTGGTGGTGGCGGTTATGGAGGCAATAGCTATGgccgtggtggtggtggtggcggttaTGGAGGCTAG